ATACACATAAGAGGGTATATATTAACACAACGTCATTAAGTTTTGGAGCAGACCTACGTGTGGAGAGTCTTTCCATTTCACCAGCTTAACGTCACCCCCAAGATCTTGTATTCGTTGAGTAAAATTGAAGATAACTTCAAAGGGAGCAAGATCGTCATTTTCAGAGCACAAAACAAGATATGGGGCCTGCATGCtctggagaaaaaaaaaatctcaataaatgTTGAAAAATTTGAAGTAAAAGCTTTGAACACTAGTAAGTCCTCATCTACTTACAATAGAAGAGTACAGAGTTTGCCAATACTCAGCACGCTGTGATTCAAATCGGCTCAGGAAGAGGGTATCAAGACCGGAAGAAATGCTGTGGGCAATCCATGATGCTAATCTTGGTGGATGGGACATTTTGAGTATAGTTGGGTGAAGAACAAATTTAGTGCCAATATCGCTGGTAAAATCCACAGGACTGGAATCATAGATATGACCAGATATACAGTCTCTAACCAGTTGGAAGCCATCCTTCacgagaaaaaagaaataataacaaaaattatgTCTGGATGCTGAAGTTCTTAAATCATGTGAGCTTTAGCAAACATGAGACAAAATTCTTTTTCCCCCACCATATCAGCCtgctggaaaataaaaaattatgagtttCACCTCAGTATGCAATTTAATGCTATCTATGTGAAGAATGGAGATTATTATCTGCTTAATTGTAAAAGGGAAGGGGGACGTGGGTAGTAGAAAAGAAGCATACCAAAATTTGCTGTCCTTCACACTTTCCATCAATTATCTGCCACAAAAGATGAatctatttacatatatatcacCAAAGGAACAAGTATTCTTTTAATACCTGCAATGATATCTTACAGAGAAACTCTGTAAAAGCGACATATACATGCCACCTTAACTTTAGAAGAAATTACCTGAAGGACCTTGTACATGCAAGCTTTAGGACCGCCAGAAAAAGATGCAAGAACTACAGGGCATGGCCTAATCTTTAGTTCCTACAAATTGAAACACCAAAAATGGCAATTATTAGCTAACTTTATTCAGTGAATAAAACTTCCAAAGACTTGAGCATTAGCACTACAGCTGTACTTGTGGAAAAGAAACATGGAGAGTTCTATCttggtttaaaagaaaaatttggaaCTAGAACCAAAGAATACAGTATGCAAAAGGTAAACAGATGCTAGTGTATTTGCCATCtccgtgttttttttttttttttcgaattttgggAGGCCACACCCAAAATGAAGGCATTGAAACTCAAGCATGAATTCCAAAAGACCACACTTCACAAGCATTCATTAAGAGTAGGTTAAACAAAAAACTCTTATAGCAAGATGACTACAATAACCACTGACCTGGGCAAGTTCATTGAGAACATTAGCTGCTAGAGCTGCGGCCTTCTCAGGGAAGAACCTGCAGAGATGACAGAGAAATTACAAAATTGCATCTTTTATTCTGATAACGGAAACTGGATATGAGGGAGAACCTGTAGTCGGTCTAACATATCTAAGATAGTCAAGTCAACAAGCACTAATCCTATAATTAAACAAATGCAATTTTAAGAACAAATTCATAAATACGGCTAATCAATACAGTTAGTTTGACATGATTGGAGATTCATTGAGATACCAGTATTCCAGAGAGTAAATTATACACAACAATCATGTAATCAGAAAGTCGCAATTGAAGATCCCATATAAGGATATATATACGTTCCGGATGACTACGATTCTAGCTCTATTTGTTTTCTGAAGCAAAAATATTCACAAGGCTAAGTTTGACAAATTGGAGATTGATTGTCCAAAGAAATGCAGATGCCGCTATTCCCGCGAGTAATTGTACAATACAATCATGTAGTCAGAAAACGCCAAtcaaaaggaggaagaagaatgcTAGTCATCTATTCCCATTAGGGATTTCTACTCCATGTCTTAAGGAAAGATCAGGCCGGTGCATAAGCAATATCTGTGTACAAATCGAAGCCACCTTTATTTACGTAATTGATATTGAATAAACTGACATTAAGAAGACTCAAGGACCAGAAAGTAAGACAGATCCGAACCAAAGACCCAATTTAGAGTTTCACCCATAAAGCTTCAATTTACGGTGGGGAAAAAAATGGAGGCCATCACATCCAATTAATAATAAGCAGATAAGCTAAGTTTCATTGACCCAAAATCAAACACTAATTCAGCATCAAGAAGAAAAATTCCCACCAGAACCCTTAATAATCcgacaaccaaaaccaaaagtTCAATCTTTCAGACCCCATGAAAaaacccaatcaaattttacccAATCAAATCAAGAAAGAACTTACGAATTGAGAAACTCGGAATGGCAGACGAGAGAATTCCAGCCCAAAGACGAGTAGAGCTCTACGTAGTTCCTAACGTGCCTCTCCTCGCTCGACATCCATGCGAATACCACCACTATCCCCTCTACTTTCCCAACCCTTTCCCTTCTTCCCCAATAATACctacccccaaatccccacatttCAACCCTTCTCTATTTTTCCAGGAATTCGAATTTCTGGAATATGTTTCCCGATTCTCTGAAACTGGACTTTATAAAATATGGGACTTCACAAGAATTCCTGGGAAAGATCGCCCCTTCCTAAACCAAATGAATCTTAATCCATGGAGAGGAGAGAGAtgcagagagacagagacagagacgtTGGGCAGagtgtacatatatatagaagagcgttgattttatttttattttttctgtaatAACAAAAAAACTACGCAGCTTTTTCCTAAGGCAGTGAGAAGCGATCAAGCTGGGCCCACGTTCGCTGCAGTCACGTAGGTTGTAATTTCCTGCAGTCGCCAAATTCCACCAATTAAAATTTGCCACAATATTCAGGAGATGTCCCAATAAAACTTGCAATTACTGAGCTACCATTATGTTCACGCGTGTTAGACCTTATCCACCGCCGCGAGTCG
This is a stretch of genomic DNA from Carya illinoinensis cultivar Pawnee chromosome 15, C.illinoinensisPawnee_v1, whole genome shotgun sequence. It encodes these proteins:
- the LOC122297176 gene encoding uncharacterized protein LOC122297176 isoform X1, encoding MWGFGGRYYWGRRERVGKVEGIVVVFAWMSSEERHVRNYVELYSSLGWNSLVCHSEFLNSFFPEKAAALAANVLNELAQELKIRPCPVVLASFSGGPKACMYKVLQIIDGKCEGQQILQADMDGFQLVRDCISGHIYDSSPVDFTSDIGTKFVLHPTILKMSHPPRLASWIAHSISSGLDTLFLSRFESQRAEYWQTLYSSISMQAPYLVLCSENDDLAPFEVIFNFTQRIQDLGGDVKLVKWKDSPHVGHYRHYPIEYKAAVTELLGKAAKVYSQRIRRLEGERMGIEGTQDAIPEPICDLRRATKNAHSIHGVATGPTEHYFLPTSMEYYDGKSIGSLQDEHKEGLIHLPSLPSISAHGVLGQILFDVCVPKTVEDWDIKSSPLNGRQFTPTRRHTPFNPIKCIRRSRL
- the LOC122297176 gene encoding uncharacterized protein LOC122297176 isoform X3, with product MWGFGGRYYWGRRERVGKVEGIVVVFAWMSSEERHVRNYVELYSSLGWNSLVCHSEFLNSFFPEKAAALAANVLNELAQELKIRPCPVVLASFSGGPKACMYKVLQIIDGKCEGQQILDGFQLVRDCISGHIYDSSPVDFTSDIGTKFVLHPTILKMSHPPRLASWIAHSISSGLDTLFLSRFESQRAEYWQTLYSSISMQAPYLVLCSENDDLAPFEVIFNFTQRIQDLGGDVKLVKWKDSPHVGHYRHYPIEYKAAVTELLGKAAKVYSQRIRRLEGERMGIEGTQDAIPEPICDLRRATKNAHSIHGVATGPTEHYFLPTSMEYYDGKSIGSLQDEHKEGLIHLPSLPSISAHGVLGQILFDVCVPKTVEDWDIKSSPLNGRQFTPTRRHTPFNPIKCIRRSRL
- the LOC122297176 gene encoding uncharacterized protein LOC122297176 isoform X2, with the translated sequence MWGFGGRYYWGRRERVGKVEGIVVVFAWMSSEERHVRNYVELYSSLGWNSLVCHSEFLNSFFPEKAAALAANVLNELAQELKIRPCPVVLASFSGGPKACMYKVLQIIDGKCEGQQILADMDGFQLVRDCISGHIYDSSPVDFTSDIGTKFVLHPTILKMSHPPRLASWIAHSISSGLDTLFLSRFESQRAEYWQTLYSSISMQAPYLVLCSENDDLAPFEVIFNFTQRIQDLGGDVKLVKWKDSPHVGHYRHYPIEYKAAVTELLGKAAKVYSQRIRRLEGERMGIEGTQDAIPEPICDLRRATKNAHSIHGVATGPTEHYFLPTSMEYYDGKSIGSLQDEHKEGLIHLPSLPSISAHGVLGQILFDVCVPKTVEDWDIKSSPLNGRQFTPTRRHTPFNPIKCIRRSRL